A window of Castanea sativa cultivar Marrone di Chiusa Pesio chromosome 1, ASM4071231v1 contains these coding sequences:
- the LOC142621716 gene encoding putative cellulose synthase A catalytic subunit 3 [UDP-forming]: MEASAGLVAGSHNRNELVVIRRDRDGESGPRPLQQLSGQICQICGDDVGLTRDGELFVACNECAFPICRTCYEYERREGNQVCPQCKTRFKRLKGCARVAGDEDEDDIDDLENEFNLDARTRQDMQHGLAADAMLYYGRANSESDFPHFLHSSMSPQPQVPLLTNGQMVDDIPPEQHALVPSFMGGAGGGGKRIHPLPFTDPALPVQPRSMDPSKDLAAYGYGSVAWKERMESWKQKQDKLQMMNNDNSGKDWDYDGDGPDLPLMDEARQPLSRKLPIPSSQINPYRMIIIIRLVVVGFFFHYRVMHPVNDAYALWLISVICEIWFALSWILDQFPKWLPIDRETYLDRLSLRYEKEGQPSQLSHIDIFVSTVDPLKEPPLVTANTVLSILAVDYPVDKISCYVSDDGAAMLTFEALSETSEFAKKWVPFCKKFNIEPRAPEFYFAQKIDYLKDKVMASFVKERRAMKREYEEFKVRINALVAKATKVPEEGWTMQDGTLWPGNNVRDHPGMIQVFLGQSGGHDTDGNELPRLVYVSREKRPGFNHHKKAGAMNALVRVSAVLTNAPYMLNLDCDHYINNSKALRESMCFMMDPLIGKRVCYVQFPQRFDGIDKHDRYANRNTVFFDINMKGLDGIQGPIYVGTGCVFRRQSFYGYDAPKAKKPPTRTCNCLPKWCCCGCCCSGKRKKKTNKPKSEMKKRNSSKAEPVCALEGIEEGIEGVEVEKFGMPNLKLEKKFGQSPVFIASTLLEDGGALKSASPASLLKEAIHVISCGYEDKTEWGKEVGWIYGSVTEDILTGFKMHCHGWRSIYCIPARPAFKGSAPINLSDRLHQVLRWALGSVEIFLSRHCPLWYGYGGGLKWLERLSYINATVYPLTSIPLLAYCTLPAVCLLTGKFITPELSNAASLWFLSLFICIFATSILEMRWSGVGIDEWWRNEQFWVIGGVSAHLFAVVQGLLKVLGGVDTNFTVTSKAGDDEEFSELYAFKWTTLLIPPTTLLIINIIGVVAGVSNAINNGYDSWGPLFGKLFFAFWVIVHLYPFLKGLLGRQNRTPTIIIVWSILLASIFSLLWVRIDPFLAKSKGPVLEECGLDCN, encoded by the exons atgGAAGCGAGTGCGGGCTTAGTCGCTGGCTCTCACAACAGAAATGAATTAGTAGTTATCCGCCGCGACCGCGACGGTGAATCTGGT CCAAGGCCGTTGCAGCAGTTAAGTGGACAGATATGCCAGATATGCGGAGACGATGTGGGATTAACTAGAGACGGAGAGCTATTCGTGGCTTGCAACGAGTGTGCATTTCCAATCTGCAGAACTTGCTATGAGTACGAGCGTAGAGAAGGGAACCAGGTGTGTCCACAATGCAAAACCAGATTCAAGCGTCTCAAAGGGTGTGCTAGAGTGGCTGGTGATGAAGACGAAGATGACATCGATGACTTGGAGAATGAGTTCAATTTGGATGCGAGAACTAGGCAAGATATGCAGCATGGTCTCGCTGCCGACGCTATGCTTTACTATGGTCGTGCTAATTCTGAATCCgattttcctcattttcttcATTCTTCTATGTCCCCACAACCGCAAGTCCCTCTTCTTACAAATGGTCAAATG GTTGATGATATTCCTCCTGAACAACATGCTTTGGTCCCTTCATTCATGGGAGGTGCTGGTGGTGGAGGCAAAAGGATCCACCCACTTCCTTTCACAGATCCTGCACTTCCAG TACAACCCAGATCCATGGATCCTTCCAAGGATTTGGCTGCTTATGGCTATGGTAGTGTTGCGTGGAAAGAGAGAATGGAGAGCtggaaacaaaaacaagacaagCTACAAATGATGAATAATGACAATTCAGGCAAAGATTGGGACTATGATGGAGATGGCCCAGATCTACCACT CATGGATGAGGCAAGACAGCCATTGTCTAGGAAGTTGCCTATTCCATCAAGCCAGATAAATCCTTACCGAATGATCATCATAATTCGACTTGTGGTTGTCGGATTCTTCTTCCATTATCGAGTGATGCATCCTGTAAATGACGCATATGCATTGTGGCTTATTTCTGTAATTTGTGAGATCTGGTTTGCTCTGTCATGGATCCTTGATCAGTTCCCCAAGTGGCTCCCAATTGACAGGGAAACTTATCTTGATAGGTTGTCCCTTAG GTATGAGAAGGAAGGCCAACCTTCTCAACTTTCTCATATTGACATATTTGTGAGTACTGTTGATCCATTAAAAGAACCTCCTCTGGTGACTGCAAACACAGTTCTTTCCATCCTTGCTGTGGACTACCCTGTCGACAAGATCTCATGTTATGTTTCTGATGATGGTGCTGCTATGCTGACATTTGAGGCACTGTCGGAAACATCTGAGTTTGCAAAGAAGTGGGTTCCTTTCTGTAAGAAGTTCAACATTGAGCCAAGGGCACCTGAATTTTATTTTGCTCAAAAAATAGATTATCTCAAAGATAAGGTGATGGCGTCATTTGTGAAGGAGCGCAGAGCGATGAAG AGAGAGTACGAAGAGTTTAAAGTTCGAATCAATGCTTTGGTTGCCAAGGCTACAAAAGTTCCAGAAGAAGGGTGGACGATGCAGGATGGGACTCTCTGGCCTGGGAATAATGTCCGGGATCATCCTGGGATGATTCAG GTTTTTCTAGGCCAAAGTGGTGGGCATGACACAGACGGAAATGAATTACCACGCCTAGTATATGTTTCTAGGGAAAAGAGACCTGGGTTTAATCACCACAAAAAGGCTGGAGCAATGAATGCTTTG GTCAGAGTCTCTGCTGTGCTGACAAATGCACCTTATATGTTGAACTTGGATTGTGATCACTACATCAATAATAGTAAGGCTCTTAGAGAGTCAATGTGTTTCATGATGGATCCACTGATAGGAAAGAGGGTGTGTTATGTCCAATTCCCACAGAGATTTGATGGTATTGACAAGCATGATCGATATGCCAACCGGAACACTGTATTCTTTGAT ATTAACATGAAAGGTTTGGATGGCATTCAAGGACCTATATATGTCGGGACTGGATGTGTCTTCAGAAGGCAATCATTTTATGGTTATGATGCTCCTAAAGCCAAGAAGCCGCCAACCAGGACATGCAACTGTTTGCCAAAGTGGTGCTGTTGTGGATGCTGTTGTTCtggaaagaggaagaagaagactaACAAACCTAAATcagagatgaagaaaagaaattctagCAAGGCAGAACCTGTGTGTGCTTTGGAGGGTATTGAGGAGGGGATTGAAG GAGTTGAAGTTGAAAAGTTTGGTATGCCTAAtttaaaattggaaaagaaGTTTGGACAATCTCCAGTTTTTATTGCATCTACTCTGCTAGAAGATGGCGGGGCACTGAAAAGTGCTAGCCCGGCATCATTGCTTAAAGAAGCCATCCATGTCATTAGCTGTGGTTATGAAGATAAAACCGAATGGGGAAAAGAG GTTGGCTGGATCTACGGTTCAGTTACAGAGGATATATTGACAGGTTTTAAAATGCACTGTCATGGATGGCGATCAATATATTGTATCCCAGCAAGGCCTGCATTTAAAGGATCTGCTCCCATTAATCTCTCTGATCGTCTGCATCAAGTCCTTAGGTGGGCCCTCGGTTCCGTTGAAATATTTTTGAGCAGGCACTGTCCTCTCTGGTATGGATATGGAGGAGGCCTGAAGTGGTTAGAGCGTCTGTCTTACATAAATGCTACTGTATATCCATTGACTTCAATTCCTCTGCTGGCATATTGTACTCTACCTGCTGTGTGCTTGCTCACAGGAAAATTTATCACTCCAGAG CTCAGCAATGCCGCTAGCTTGTGGTTTCTGTCTCTTTTCATTTGCATCTTTGCAACAAGTATATTGGAAATGCGATGGAGTGGAGTTGGTATTGATGAGTGGTGGAGAAATGAGCAATTTTGGGTGATTGGAGGTGTTTCAGCACATTTATTTGCTGTTGTCCAGGGGCTCTTGAAGGTTTTAGGTGGTGTTGATACGAACTTCACTGTGACGTCAAAAGCAGGGGACGACGAGGAGTTCTCAGAGCTGTATGCATTTAAGTGGACCACATTACTCATTCCACCAACAACACTGCTAATAATAAACATAATTGGTGTGGTTGCTGGAGTATCCAATGCAATTAATAATGGGTACGATTCATGGGGGCCTCTGTTTGGAAAGCTCTTCTTTGCCTTCTGGGTGATTGTTCATCTCTATCCTTTCCTAAAGGGTCTGCTTGGTAGACAGAACAGGACTCCCACAATTATCATTGTCTGGTCAATATTGCTTGCTTCCATCTTCTCCCTGCTGTGGGTGCGCATCGATCCATTCTTAGCCAAGTCTAAAGGACCAGTTCTGGAAGAATGTGGATTGGACTGTAATTAG